A stretch of Vigna angularis cultivar LongXiaoDou No.4 chromosome 4, ASM1680809v1, whole genome shotgun sequence DNA encodes these proteins:
- the LOC108330093 gene encoding C2 and GRAM domain-containing protein At5g50170 isoform X5, with the protein MLRLHVCVLEAKDLPVSATYVKLRLAKLKAKTRILTNTCNPVWNQEFCFRVHDAEDVLLLSVVSHVNECRVTNGYVGFVGEVRIPVGSISFEHTLLPTWFSLQSPRSGKFFNKYCGKILLTVYLRGKGRASFTKHKHSPNPTLAVENSRELEGHHSSCRAPCDKMDVGKLLRVIANGLHKILKKKEGNSKPGDSSEQSTLLSDSEVSVHENSPTCSFEEALAQMESRDNKPEMPENLSGGVLVDQIYLFSPYDLNLFLFAPKSQFRKDLAELQGITNVQEGPWTWKNGDMSSLTRVVTYTKAATKLVKEVGATEEQTYIRVCRKEFAILCSISTPEAPYGNTFRIELLYKIMPGEEVPSGEESSHLSVSWGIVFLQSTMMKGMIESGARQGLKESFSQFSQKLAQNFKVQDKANFSDKEHFLATLQTEDQWHWWQEVSYFCNFTVVSTFFMCLYVMVHIFYCGPSLPQGLEFGGLELPDSFGELIIGGVLSIQLQRVYNMLSHFVQARFQMGTDHGLKAHGVGWVLTVALIEGVDLASLESERVSDPYVVFTCNAQTRSSSVKLQTSNPQWNEILEFEAMEEPPSVLDVEVFDFDGPFDRDVSLGHAEINFLKHTSTELADMWLLLEGKLAQSSQSKLHLRIFLDNNKGVETIKEYLGKMEKEVGKKLNLRSPQRSSTFQKLFSLPPEEFLIKDLTCYLKRKMPLQGRLFLSARILGFYANFFGHKTKFFFLWEDIEDIQVLPPSLATLGSPILVIMLRSGRGIDARHGAKTQDEEGRLRFHFQSFSSFGAACRTIKALWRTRILNPYKKDQITEEHEDQEGFVIPEDSASILENKANMSRIFSAELPIRL; encoded by the exons ATGTTGAGGCTTCACGTGTGTGTGTTGGAGGCCAAGGACCTTCCAGTGAGCGCTACGTATGTGAAGCTTAGACTCGCAAAGTTGAAGGCCAAGACAAGGATTTTGACAAACACGTGCAACCCCGTTTGGAATCAGGAGTTTTGTTTCAGGGTGCATGATGCTGAGGACGTGCTCCTTCTGTCTGTTGTTAGTCATGTGAATGAGTGCAGAGTGACCAATGGTTATGTCGGTTTCGTGGGTGAGGTTCGGATACCAGTAGGCTCAATTTCTTTTGAGCATACCTTGCTGCCCACTTGGTTTTCTCTTCAAAGCCCCAGGAGTGggaaatttttcaataaatattgtg GAAAAATTCTCCTTACTGTTTATCTTCGTGGTAAAGGTCGTGCTTCTTTTACCAAGCATAAGCATTCTCCAAATCCGACCCTTGCAGTTGAGAACTCGAGGGAATTGGAAGGTCATCACAGTTCATGTCGGGCACCTTGTGATAAAATGGATGTAGGCAAACTGTTGAGGGTTATTGCTAATGGTCTGCataagattttgaaaaagaaagaaggaaactCAAAGCCCGGGGATTCTTCAGAACAATCCACATTATTATCTGATTCTGAAGTTAGTGTTCATGAAAATTCACCTACTTGTAGCTTTGAAGAAGCCCTTGCACAAATGGAATCAAGAGATAACAAACCTGAAATGCCTGAAAATTTGTCGGGCGGTGTTCTAGTAGATCAGATTTATTTATTCTCTCCATATGACcttaatttgtttctttttgcaCCCAAGTCTCAGTTTCGTAAAGATTTGGCCGAGCTGCAGGGAATAACAAATGTGCAAGAGGGACCTTGGACATGGAAAAATGGAGATATGTCTAGTTTAACACGAGTAGTTACTTATACGAAAGCTGCAACAAAATTGGTTAAGGAAGTTGGTGCCACTGAGGAGCAAACGTACATTAGAGTGTGTAGAAAGGAATTTGCTATACTTTGTAGCATAAGTACACCTGAAGCTCCATATGGGAATACATTTAGGATTGAATTGCTTTACAAGATAATGCCTGGTGAAGAGGTACCTTCAGGAGAGGAATCCTCCCATCTTTCTGTGTCATGGGGCATTGTCTTCCTTCAAAGCACAATGATGAAAGGCATGATAGAAAGTGGAGCAAGACAGGGATTGAAGGAGAGTTTTAGCCAGTTCTCCCAAAAACTAGCGCAGAATTTTAAGGTTCAAGATAAGGCAAATTTTTCAGACAAGGAACATTTTTTGGCAACTTTGCAAACTGAAGACCAGTGGCATTGGTGGCAGGAAGTTTCATACTTTTGTAATTTCACTGTGGTTTCCACCTTTTTCATGTGTTTGTATGTGATGGtgcatattttttattgtggtCCAAGTCTACCTCAGGGCTTGGAATTTGGGGGGCTTGAATTGCCAGATAGTTTTGGGGAACTCATTATAGGTGGAGTTTTATCCATCCAGTTGCAGCGTGTTTACAATATGCTGTCTCACTTTGTTCAAGCAAGATTTCAAATGG GAACTGACCATGGCCTCAAAGCTCATGGTGTTGGATGGGTTCTTACAGTGGCTTTAATTGAGGGGGTTGACTTGGCTTCCTTGGAATCAGAAAGGGTGTCAGATCCCTATGTAGTTTTCACCTGTAATGCACAAACAAGATCAAGCTCTGTCAAGCTTCAAACGTCGAATCCTCAATGGAATG AAATATTAGAGTTTGAAGCTATGGAAGAACCACCATCAGTTTTGGATGTGGAAGTGTTTGATTTTGATGGTCCATTTGACCGGGATGTTTCACTTGGACATGCTGAGATCAATTTCCTGAAGCACACATCAACTGAGTTGGCAGACATGTGGCTTTTGCTCGAAGGAAAACTTGCTCAATCTTCTCAGTCAAAGTTGCACCTGAGAATTTTCTTGGACAATAATAAAGGAGTTGAGACAATCAAGGAATATTTGGGGAAGATGGAAAAGGAAGTAGGCAAAaag TTGAATCTTAGATCACCACAAAGGAGTTCTACATTCCAGAAATTGTTTTCATTGCCTCCGGAAGAATTTCTCATAAAAGATTTAACTTGTTACCTCAAGAGAAAAATGCCTTTACAG GGTCGGCTGTTTCTTTCAGCAAGGATTCTGGGTTTTTATGCCAATTTCTTTGGACACAAAACcaaatttttcttcctttgGGAAGACATTGAAGACATACAAGTGCTTCCTCCATCGTTGGCAACATTAGGAAGCCCTATATTGGTCATAATGCTGCGAAGTGGTCGGGGTATTGATGCAAGGCACGGTGCAAAGACTCAAGATGAAGAAGGGAGACTTAGGTttcattttcaatcattttcttcatttggtGCTGCCTGCAG AACGATAAAGGCCTTGTGGAGAACAAGAATTCTGAACCCCTATAAGAAAGATCAAATTAcagaagaacatgaagatcaaGAAGGCTTTGTAATTCCAGAAGACTCTGCATCTATCTTAGAGAATAAAGCAAACATGTCCAGAATCTTCTCTGCAGAACTACCAATCAGG CTGTAA
- the LOC108330093 gene encoding C2 and GRAM domain-containing protein At5g50170 isoform X1: protein MLRLHVCVLEAKDLPVSATYVKLRLAKLKAKTRILTNTCNPVWNQEFCFRVHDAEDVLLLSVVSHVNECRVTNGYVGFVGEVRIPVGSISFEHTLLPTWFSLQSPRSGKFFNKYCGKILLTVYLRGKGRASFTKHKHSPNPTLAVENSRELEGHHSSCRAPCDKMDVGKLLRVIANGLHKILKKKEGNSKPGDSSEQSTLLSDSEVSVHENSPTCSFEEALAQMESRDNKPEMPENLSGGVLVDQIYLFSPYDLNLFLFAPKSQFRKDLAELQGITNVQEGPWTWKNGDMSSLTRVVTYTKAATKLVKEVGATEEQTYIRVCRKEFAILCSISTPEAPYGNTFRIELLYKIMPGEEVPSGEESSHLSVSWGIVFLQSTMMKGMIESGARQGLKESFSQFSQKLAQNFKVQDKANFSDKEHFLATLQTEDQWHWWQEVSYFCNFTVVSTFFMCLYVMVHIFYCGPSLPQGLEFGGLELPDSFGELIIGGVLSIQLQRVYNMLSHFVQARFQMGTDHGLKAHGVGWVLTVALIEGVDLASLESERVSDPYVVFTCNAQTRSSSVKLQTSNPQWNEILEFEAMEEPPSVLDVEVFDFDGPFDRDVSLGHAEINFLKHTSTELADMWLLLEGKLAQSSQSKLHLRIFLDNNKGVETIKEYLGKMEKEVGKKLNLRSPQRSSTFQKLFSLPPEEFLIKDLTCYLKRKMPLQGRLFLSARILGFYANFFGHKTKFFFLWEDIEDIQVLPPSLATLGSPILVIMLRSGRGIDARHGAKTQDEEGRLRFHFQSFSSFGAACRTIKALWRTRILNPYKKDQITEEHEDQEGFVIPEDSASILENKANMSRIFSAELPIRMISVMGIFAGGTLEHKIMQRKGCMNYETTAWELIKPEVFERCVSYQFNRQVSTFGGEVTSTQQKSPNADTGGLTVVEVMALHGVPFANHFHIHFRFEIEPSSLGERACKFDAYISVRWLKSSKFQKRINRNIISKFKVRLKEIFELVKEEILIMSQNSNE, encoded by the exons ATGTTGAGGCTTCACGTGTGTGTGTTGGAGGCCAAGGACCTTCCAGTGAGCGCTACGTATGTGAAGCTTAGACTCGCAAAGTTGAAGGCCAAGACAAGGATTTTGACAAACACGTGCAACCCCGTTTGGAATCAGGAGTTTTGTTTCAGGGTGCATGATGCTGAGGACGTGCTCCTTCTGTCTGTTGTTAGTCATGTGAATGAGTGCAGAGTGACCAATGGTTATGTCGGTTTCGTGGGTGAGGTTCGGATACCAGTAGGCTCAATTTCTTTTGAGCATACCTTGCTGCCCACTTGGTTTTCTCTTCAAAGCCCCAGGAGTGggaaatttttcaataaatattgtg GAAAAATTCTCCTTACTGTTTATCTTCGTGGTAAAGGTCGTGCTTCTTTTACCAAGCATAAGCATTCTCCAAATCCGACCCTTGCAGTTGAGAACTCGAGGGAATTGGAAGGTCATCACAGTTCATGTCGGGCACCTTGTGATAAAATGGATGTAGGCAAACTGTTGAGGGTTATTGCTAATGGTCTGCataagattttgaaaaagaaagaaggaaactCAAAGCCCGGGGATTCTTCAGAACAATCCACATTATTATCTGATTCTGAAGTTAGTGTTCATGAAAATTCACCTACTTGTAGCTTTGAAGAAGCCCTTGCACAAATGGAATCAAGAGATAACAAACCTGAAATGCCTGAAAATTTGTCGGGCGGTGTTCTAGTAGATCAGATTTATTTATTCTCTCCATATGACcttaatttgtttctttttgcaCCCAAGTCTCAGTTTCGTAAAGATTTGGCCGAGCTGCAGGGAATAACAAATGTGCAAGAGGGACCTTGGACATGGAAAAATGGAGATATGTCTAGTTTAACACGAGTAGTTACTTATACGAAAGCTGCAACAAAATTGGTTAAGGAAGTTGGTGCCACTGAGGAGCAAACGTACATTAGAGTGTGTAGAAAGGAATTTGCTATACTTTGTAGCATAAGTACACCTGAAGCTCCATATGGGAATACATTTAGGATTGAATTGCTTTACAAGATAATGCCTGGTGAAGAGGTACCTTCAGGAGAGGAATCCTCCCATCTTTCTGTGTCATGGGGCATTGTCTTCCTTCAAAGCACAATGATGAAAGGCATGATAGAAAGTGGAGCAAGACAGGGATTGAAGGAGAGTTTTAGCCAGTTCTCCCAAAAACTAGCGCAGAATTTTAAGGTTCAAGATAAGGCAAATTTTTCAGACAAGGAACATTTTTTGGCAACTTTGCAAACTGAAGACCAGTGGCATTGGTGGCAGGAAGTTTCATACTTTTGTAATTTCACTGTGGTTTCCACCTTTTTCATGTGTTTGTATGTGATGGtgcatattttttattgtggtCCAAGTCTACCTCAGGGCTTGGAATTTGGGGGGCTTGAATTGCCAGATAGTTTTGGGGAACTCATTATAGGTGGAGTTTTATCCATCCAGTTGCAGCGTGTTTACAATATGCTGTCTCACTTTGTTCAAGCAAGATTTCAAATGG GAACTGACCATGGCCTCAAAGCTCATGGTGTTGGATGGGTTCTTACAGTGGCTTTAATTGAGGGGGTTGACTTGGCTTCCTTGGAATCAGAAAGGGTGTCAGATCCCTATGTAGTTTTCACCTGTAATGCACAAACAAGATCAAGCTCTGTCAAGCTTCAAACGTCGAATCCTCAATGGAATG AAATATTAGAGTTTGAAGCTATGGAAGAACCACCATCAGTTTTGGATGTGGAAGTGTTTGATTTTGATGGTCCATTTGACCGGGATGTTTCACTTGGACATGCTGAGATCAATTTCCTGAAGCACACATCAACTGAGTTGGCAGACATGTGGCTTTTGCTCGAAGGAAAACTTGCTCAATCTTCTCAGTCAAAGTTGCACCTGAGAATTTTCTTGGACAATAATAAAGGAGTTGAGACAATCAAGGAATATTTGGGGAAGATGGAAAAGGAAGTAGGCAAAaag TTGAATCTTAGATCACCACAAAGGAGTTCTACATTCCAGAAATTGTTTTCATTGCCTCCGGAAGAATTTCTCATAAAAGATTTAACTTGTTACCTCAAGAGAAAAATGCCTTTACAG GGTCGGCTGTTTCTTTCAGCAAGGATTCTGGGTTTTTATGCCAATTTCTTTGGACACAAAACcaaatttttcttcctttgGGAAGACATTGAAGACATACAAGTGCTTCCTCCATCGTTGGCAACATTAGGAAGCCCTATATTGGTCATAATGCTGCGAAGTGGTCGGGGTATTGATGCAAGGCACGGTGCAAAGACTCAAGATGAAGAAGGGAGACTTAGGTttcattttcaatcattttcttcatttggtGCTGCCTGCAG AACGATAAAGGCCTTGTGGAGAACAAGAATTCTGAACCCCTATAAGAAAGATCAAATTAcagaagaacatgaagatcaaGAAGGCTTTGTAATTCCAGAAGACTCTGCATCTATCTTAGAGAATAAAGCAAACATGTCCAGAATCTTCTCTGCAGAACTACCAATCAGG ATGATATCTGTGATGGGAATTTTTGCTGGAGGAACCCTGGAGCATAAAATTATGCAGAGAAAAGGATGTATGAACTATGAAACTACCGCGTGGGAGCTCATAAAACCTGAGGTGTTCGAGAGGTGTGTTTCTTACCAATTCAATCGACAAGTATCAACTTTTGGAGGTGAAGTCacaagcacacagcaaaaatcTCCAAATGCAGACACTGGAGGGTTGACTGTCGTTGAAGTTATGGCTCTTCATGGTGTCCCTTTTGCTAATCACTTTCAT ATTCATTTTAGGTTCGAAATTGAGCCATCATCTCTTGGTGAACGTGCTTGCAAGTTTGATGCTTACATTAGTGTTAGGTGGCTTAAGAGCTCCAAGTTTCAGAAAAGGATCAACAGGAACATAATATCCAAGTTTAAGGTTCGACTGAAGGAAATATTTGAATTGGTTAAGGAAGAGATTTTGATCATGTCTCAGAACTCAAATGAATAA
- the LOC108330093 gene encoding C2 and GRAM domain-containing protein At5g50170 isoform X3 yields the protein MLRLHVCVLEAKDLPVSATYVKLRLAKLKAKTRILTNTCNPVWNQEFCFRVHDAEDVLLLSVVSHVNECRVTNGYVGFVGEVRIPVGSISFEHTLLPTWFSLQSPRSGKFFNKYCGKILLTVYLRGKGRASFTKHKHSPNPTLAVENSRELEGHHSSCRAPCDKMDVGKLLRVIANGLHKILKKKEGNSKPGDSSEQSTLLSDSEVSVHENSPTCSFEEALAQMESRDNKPEMPENLSGGVLVDQIYLFSPYDLNLFLFAPKSQFRKDLAELQGITNVQEGPWTWKNGDMSSLTRVVTYTKAATKLVKEVGATEEQTYIRVCRKEFAILCSISTPEAPYGNTFRIELLYKIMPGEEVPSGEESSHLSVSWGIVFLQSTMMKGMIESGARQGLKESFSQFSQKLAQNFKVQDKANFSDKEHFLATLQTEDQWHWWQEVSYFCNFTVVSTFFMCLYVMVHIFYCGPSLPQGLEFGGLELPDSFGELIIGGVLSIQLQRVYNMLSHFVQARFQMGTDHGLKAHGVGWVLTVALIEGVDLASLESERVSDPYVVFTCNAQTRSSSVKLQTSNPQWNEILEFEAMEEPPSVLDVEVFDFDGPFDRDVSLGHAEINFLKHTSTELADMWLLLEGKLAQSSQSKLHLRIFLDNNKGVETIKEYLGKMEKEVGKKGRLFLSARILGFYANFFGHKTKFFFLWEDIEDIQVLPPSLATLGSPILVIMLRSGRGIDARHGAKTQDEEGRLRFHFQSFSSFGAACRTIKALWRTRILNPYKKDQITEEHEDQEGFVIPEDSASILENKANMSRIFSAELPIRMISVMGIFAGGTLEHKIMQRKGCMNYETTAWELIKPEVFERCVSYQFNRQVSTFGGEVTSTQQKSPNADTGGLTVVEVMALHGVPFANHFHIHFRFEIEPSSLGERACKFDAYISVRWLKSSKFQKRINRNIISKFKVRLKEIFELVKEEILIMSQNSNE from the exons ATGTTGAGGCTTCACGTGTGTGTGTTGGAGGCCAAGGACCTTCCAGTGAGCGCTACGTATGTGAAGCTTAGACTCGCAAAGTTGAAGGCCAAGACAAGGATTTTGACAAACACGTGCAACCCCGTTTGGAATCAGGAGTTTTGTTTCAGGGTGCATGATGCTGAGGACGTGCTCCTTCTGTCTGTTGTTAGTCATGTGAATGAGTGCAGAGTGACCAATGGTTATGTCGGTTTCGTGGGTGAGGTTCGGATACCAGTAGGCTCAATTTCTTTTGAGCATACCTTGCTGCCCACTTGGTTTTCTCTTCAAAGCCCCAGGAGTGggaaatttttcaataaatattgtg GAAAAATTCTCCTTACTGTTTATCTTCGTGGTAAAGGTCGTGCTTCTTTTACCAAGCATAAGCATTCTCCAAATCCGACCCTTGCAGTTGAGAACTCGAGGGAATTGGAAGGTCATCACAGTTCATGTCGGGCACCTTGTGATAAAATGGATGTAGGCAAACTGTTGAGGGTTATTGCTAATGGTCTGCataagattttgaaaaagaaagaaggaaactCAAAGCCCGGGGATTCTTCAGAACAATCCACATTATTATCTGATTCTGAAGTTAGTGTTCATGAAAATTCACCTACTTGTAGCTTTGAAGAAGCCCTTGCACAAATGGAATCAAGAGATAACAAACCTGAAATGCCTGAAAATTTGTCGGGCGGTGTTCTAGTAGATCAGATTTATTTATTCTCTCCATATGACcttaatttgtttctttttgcaCCCAAGTCTCAGTTTCGTAAAGATTTGGCCGAGCTGCAGGGAATAACAAATGTGCAAGAGGGACCTTGGACATGGAAAAATGGAGATATGTCTAGTTTAACACGAGTAGTTACTTATACGAAAGCTGCAACAAAATTGGTTAAGGAAGTTGGTGCCACTGAGGAGCAAACGTACATTAGAGTGTGTAGAAAGGAATTTGCTATACTTTGTAGCATAAGTACACCTGAAGCTCCATATGGGAATACATTTAGGATTGAATTGCTTTACAAGATAATGCCTGGTGAAGAGGTACCTTCAGGAGAGGAATCCTCCCATCTTTCTGTGTCATGGGGCATTGTCTTCCTTCAAAGCACAATGATGAAAGGCATGATAGAAAGTGGAGCAAGACAGGGATTGAAGGAGAGTTTTAGCCAGTTCTCCCAAAAACTAGCGCAGAATTTTAAGGTTCAAGATAAGGCAAATTTTTCAGACAAGGAACATTTTTTGGCAACTTTGCAAACTGAAGACCAGTGGCATTGGTGGCAGGAAGTTTCATACTTTTGTAATTTCACTGTGGTTTCCACCTTTTTCATGTGTTTGTATGTGATGGtgcatattttttattgtggtCCAAGTCTACCTCAGGGCTTGGAATTTGGGGGGCTTGAATTGCCAGATAGTTTTGGGGAACTCATTATAGGTGGAGTTTTATCCATCCAGTTGCAGCGTGTTTACAATATGCTGTCTCACTTTGTTCAAGCAAGATTTCAAATGG GAACTGACCATGGCCTCAAAGCTCATGGTGTTGGATGGGTTCTTACAGTGGCTTTAATTGAGGGGGTTGACTTGGCTTCCTTGGAATCAGAAAGGGTGTCAGATCCCTATGTAGTTTTCACCTGTAATGCACAAACAAGATCAAGCTCTGTCAAGCTTCAAACGTCGAATCCTCAATGGAATG AAATATTAGAGTTTGAAGCTATGGAAGAACCACCATCAGTTTTGGATGTGGAAGTGTTTGATTTTGATGGTCCATTTGACCGGGATGTTTCACTTGGACATGCTGAGATCAATTTCCTGAAGCACACATCAACTGAGTTGGCAGACATGTGGCTTTTGCTCGAAGGAAAACTTGCTCAATCTTCTCAGTCAAAGTTGCACCTGAGAATTTTCTTGGACAATAATAAAGGAGTTGAGACAATCAAGGAATATTTGGGGAAGATGGAAAAGGAAGTAGGCAAAaag GGTCGGCTGTTTCTTTCAGCAAGGATTCTGGGTTTTTATGCCAATTTCTTTGGACACAAAACcaaatttttcttcctttgGGAAGACATTGAAGACATACAAGTGCTTCCTCCATCGTTGGCAACATTAGGAAGCCCTATATTGGTCATAATGCTGCGAAGTGGTCGGGGTATTGATGCAAGGCACGGTGCAAAGACTCAAGATGAAGAAGGGAGACTTAGGTttcattttcaatcattttcttcatttggtGCTGCCTGCAG AACGATAAAGGCCTTGTGGAGAACAAGAATTCTGAACCCCTATAAGAAAGATCAAATTAcagaagaacatgaagatcaaGAAGGCTTTGTAATTCCAGAAGACTCTGCATCTATCTTAGAGAATAAAGCAAACATGTCCAGAATCTTCTCTGCAGAACTACCAATCAGG ATGATATCTGTGATGGGAATTTTTGCTGGAGGAACCCTGGAGCATAAAATTATGCAGAGAAAAGGATGTATGAACTATGAAACTACCGCGTGGGAGCTCATAAAACCTGAGGTGTTCGAGAGGTGTGTTTCTTACCAATTCAATCGACAAGTATCAACTTTTGGAGGTGAAGTCacaagcacacagcaaaaatcTCCAAATGCAGACACTGGAGGGTTGACTGTCGTTGAAGTTATGGCTCTTCATGGTGTCCCTTTTGCTAATCACTTTCAT ATTCATTTTAGGTTCGAAATTGAGCCATCATCTCTTGGTGAACGTGCTTGCAAGTTTGATGCTTACATTAGTGTTAGGTGGCTTAAGAGCTCCAAGTTTCAGAAAAGGATCAACAGGAACATAATATCCAAGTTTAAGGTTCGACTGAAGGAAATATTTGAATTGGTTAAGGAAGAGATTTTGATCATGTCTCAGAACTCAAATGAATAA